Genomic segment of Drosophila ananassae strain 14024-0371.13 chromosome 2L, ASM1763931v2, whole genome shotgun sequence:
AGAAATGACAAATTTTCAATACAAATATAAACATTAATGTAGCTCCATTTTGAATGCGGGAAGTGCTTTTATTTACTTTGAATTTTCCTTGGCACCGCCCGTTTCCTAATCCTATTTTCGGAAGATTTAACCTTTTTCCATCCTAATGCTAATTTGTGTCTGATTTTAGCGGCtatgcaaaatatatatttcattattttgctaaaaaatagatttgaatttaaaacatTATAAGCAATCGTTACTTTCGTTGCTCTCTCTGTATATACTATATGGGTACATTCTGTATACATCAACAAATATATTTGTCACGTGGCACAAGAGTTCCATTTGCATAACATTTTTGTATTTCGTGTTGGTTCTACACTTTCTAGTTCGATTCAAGTTCGTTAGGCTATAATTTGTGAGTTGCCAGACTCATTCAGAATAAGCTGATCATCATATACGATAACTAGTTTTAAATATTCTTACGCCTAACATACATTTTGGGTATACAGTGTCATTCAAAGccatatgaaaatatatatagctgGGGCCAATGGGTTCTGGGAAATAGTAGAAAACTTCAGAAAAGAGAGCATGTCCTCTGCCGCACTGAGTGAGGACCGAGATTGTTCCTATTGTCTAACACGAAACCCACATTTCTTGCCACGATCTGCGCTCCGAAACCATTCCTTAGCTTGCACCTTTATATTCCAGTGTGTTTTGGAGTaaagtcaaataaaaataacacaaaagaaatgttttttaaaaattgttatgtattttcaaaagtaaaataaactaataatgtaaaaattaaacttaaatcGAATTAAAAACTAAGGAGAAATAAGTTTCTACAGTAGATTGAACATATACTTAATgtaatgaaataaaactaagTATTATTTTTCCGCTTTGATTTCAAATCAATTAGGGAAGTACAAGGGGCGTTTATCAATTTTCAGTTTTCACTTGGCTAGACGATTTCCTCATCGCTTCCAATTAGCACACGAATATTCCGCTTTCCGAATtaaaattaatcttttttgttttgtaactTATGCAATTCATAATGCTTAGAGGAAAAAACGATATGCTAAGATTTGTGTGTACTGCTGTACTGCAATGTACTGCTGCTTGTTAAAACCTAACTCTAAACCTTTAAGACAATAagttaataattataatagatatttgtataaatattttaaaatgcaataaattagtgtgtgtgtgtgggtgcgtgtgtgtgtgcttgtgttagcattttttaaaaatgaacattAGCTAGGCAAAGGCGAAaggattataatttttaaaattatttctggTTATTTGTATGTAAAGTTATgtaaagaatttaaaattaataattattacacATGAGATCACAGTATTAGAGACAtaagttaaatattttcccATTTCATAACTAtcgaataatattattattgatCAACTTGCTTTAGTTAGGCTTTGTATGGTTAGTaactttgttttattttgttttgtttttgcttggCTTTGCTTTGCTCTGCGTGCTTCTTGCTAAACCCTCCATTTAGTAAGTTGTGTGTGTTCGAGATATTAACTAGGCTAATTATAGCATATTGTGTTGCTTCTTTACGATTTAATGTCTTGCATAGATTTTACCCCATTTTACGTCTATCGATATACTATTTATGATTATTCAGCATCGGCGATTGATCTTCCCTTTGGCGGACACCCATTCAATTGGCCGGCGATCGGTCCTTGTAGAAGAAGGGCTGGCTGGAGTCCTGGCCCATCAGTACGTAGTTGAACGGCACTGGGCTGGTGAGGGGCGAGAGGGTGCCGTAGTCCGAGGTCAGCTCGAAGGGAAAGGCGCACTCGTCGAGGTCCAAGGCCAGGGCCAGATTCATTTTACGAATCTTATCCCTGGCCTTGTCCTCGGCGGATGCTGAATTCGGTAGTCTCTACATGCTCGCACTCGACGTCACAATGGCCAGATCGGCGGCCTGCAGAAGGTGGTGATGGGAGTGCTGGTACTGgggatgttgctgctgctgttggtggtggtgttgctgctgttgctggagctgctgctgctgctgctgttggtgttgctgctgttgttgctgttgctgctcgcCACGAACTTTTTCCTTCTTGATGCGCTGCTTCAGGTGCACCTTGGCATGCCGCTTCTTCTCGTCGGAGCGGGCGAACTTCCGGCCGCAAATATCGCAGCTGAAGGGCTTTTCGCCGGTGTGGGTGCGGATGTGGGTGGTCAGGTGGTCGCTCCGGCTGAAGCTCCTCATGCAAATGCGGCACTGGAACGGCTTCTGGCCTGTGTGGATGCGTATGTGGCGGGTGAGCTCGTCGGAGCGGGAGAATCGGCGATCGCAGTTCTCCACCGGACAGGCGTAGGGTCGCTCGTGCACAGGTGTCTTGCTGGGGCGGTTGGGGTACTTCCTTGGCTTCACGGGCACCAATTTCAAGGGTACACTGCTTTGCTGGTAAACTTGCGACAGGATCTCGTGTCCCTTGCTGGTGGATGGGCTATACTCCGCCAGTTGcactgctgcggctgctgctgcggcggcggcggcagcggcagaggAGCTTCCTCCGGATCCAGCAGAGTAGCCTGTGCCATTCGAGCTGGGCTGCATGTCCGGGTAGCTCTCCTGCTTGGGAATGAGCACCCCCAGAGCGGCATTGCTGGAACTCGCCGAAGATGTGGGTCCCGGCAACACCAAagtctgctgttgctgctgctgctgttgttgttgcacctgttgctgctgctgggcatAGTCCGCTGGGGAGTCCAGCCACTGGTACTTTGGCTGCACAGTTCGATtgtactgctgctgctgctgcaactgcTCGTGGCTGCTCTGGAGTTCTGCCAGGCTGGCGAATCCGGTGGATCCGGCGTAGGTTGGAGGTGGTTGCTTCAGCAAGAGGGGCGTGCAATCCATGGTCAGGCCCAGAAGCTCAGCGTGCTGTGCTGCGGCAGCGACAGCGGCCCGTCCGTCGTCGTATGGCGAGGCagattgctgctgttgttgttgctgctgctgctgttgttgctgttgcatggTGGTGGCATAATGAGCGGGCAGACTGAACATTGGGGGTTGGAAAAGAGCCTTGTCCGGACTCGGTAGACCCCAGCTGTTGCCCAGACTGTTCGAGGGCGGCGACATTTGGCCGGGCAGAACGCTCAGCTGCGGGGAGGgaagctgctgctgttgttgctgctgctgttgcgccgctgcggctgcggctgctgcaTTCATCGCGTTGCCTGTGGTGGTAAAAATTCCACGATATGAGATTTTGCTagcctgttgctgctgttgttggatGGCATGTTGATagtgttgttggtgttgctgctggtgttggagttgctgttgttgctgctggtgtaggggctgttgttggtgttgctgttgttgtggatgttgctgttgttgttgttggtgttgttgtagCTGACTATGATGatggtgatgatgatgatgatggtggtggtgatgtggcaattgttgttgttgttgttgctgttggtgtaATATTTGGTGTTGTTGGTATTGATGTTGATGTTGCGGGGAGCTCATGtgtggctgttgttgttgttgttgctggtgaCTGTGGTGGCAATTCGCATTACTGCtactattgttgttgttgtgatgtagctgttgttgttgctgctgttggtgtgATTgtgtattgttgttgttgttgccgggTGAGCCAACTCCCTctgtgttgttgttgctttcgcTTGTTGTCTGTTtgcttgttgttgtagttgttgttgatgatgatgttgtgttgttgttgttgtgttggGGGTACATATTACAACTATTATTACTTGATTCTTCCTTGACAATGGTTAATGCCGGCGGTGTACTACGCTCCTCCTTCAAGGGACTGCAATGAGATAGCACGGGACTGCCAACGGAAATGACTTGAGGCTCCAACGATAGATCCTCAGATTCAATGGATCCTGGAATTATAAAATGCAGAAATGTGGTTTTAGTTAAAACTCAAATTATTCTAAACTTAAGTCtcctaaaattaattttaatttatattatttcacTGAATCCATAACaaaatgtaatattttccCTGAAAGTAGGTTGTTCTtctggtgttgctgttgcagtttcggttgctgctgttgctgttgccggtgctgctgctgcggcagGGTGCGATATCAATCACAGTTCGCTTGAATGGCATTGGCATTGGGCTACTGCAGCTGGGCGCGCTTTGATTTCGCGGAAATCGAACGACACGGGAGGTCGCATCATCGCTCATCGTGCCAGAAGTCCGCCAGTCCAGCAGTCCAGAAGACAGTTGCACTTGGGGGCCAGGCAGAAGTGTCGGCGAGAAGACTAATTACGCGGCTGGCTACCACCAAGCCGAGAGAatcttttcccttttttctgtttttgttcgcgatttttttttttactgctCACGATTGCCGTCATTAATGCCCGCCTGGGACTTGAGCTTTGTTCTGGATATTGATTGAGTTGCATTGCGCCTAATGTGCTGCGACATCAATCTGGTTTTCAGCAGAAGAGGCAGGGCGCTTCGATTCACAGAAAACTATAGCGATAGCGTTTCTATTCTCTTAGTCGCATATATTTGCAAGCCCCATTAATGCTGTCAGGGCAAATTAtgtggccaaaacaaaaaaaaaattataaaatgaaGACGGCAacaaattatgtatatatgttcCTCATCTGACAACTCATAGCCCAAAAGGAGACGCACTCTATCTAGTCTGGCCAATATGGAGCCTTCGTCTATATATTACTGTTTCCGAGCTCTAGACTCCGAGTGAGACATAGCCAGCAGATTGGCCAGCTTGCCAAGTTTGGCGATTAAAAGCAGCTCCATCATTGTCATGCAAATTGTTTTAATGGATTTTCATTTGAGAATTGCCCATGTCTATGATTCTTTCGCTTTTCGCTGGCCAAAGTTTAGCCGCCTGCGTGGGCAGTGGCCAGAATTTATGAGTGACATTTTTTTGGCTTCTGGCGATGCTATTTCTTTATATCCAAGTCACTTGCTTATGAAACATATTTTAGTCACCAATGCGTATTGgatttttatgcattttcaATTGGCATTCACTCGGTTCGCTTGTCTTCGGTGACCGAAAGTGGCTTTGTCTCTTTTGGGGCTGGGGTAAGGGGAGCAATTAAACTCAATTGTTTTTGATAGCGGCAGAAAATCTAGTATACTTTATTTGCTTTGCCTTAATTCAATTAGAAATGCAGCTCCATATGTCTGTAGCTATACTTATGGGTATGTAGGTCTGATATGGCATGCTGGGTATCCGCGTATCTTGAGGCGGCCGCGAGTGAGAAAATTGCGCTCGAAACATTGACACTGAACGGAAATGTTTAATACATGCGccgttgttgtttctgttgcttCTAGATTAATTAAGCGACGTTGTTtctgcttttttatttattattttcattatgCAGTCTTAGAAATATGAGAGCACTGCGTCGCTCGCTACTCGCGAGTATtgcaaaattcaattttatttgacattaatGAAAAGTGAGCGCGAAAACAAGATAAACAAAAATTCTACAAAATTTTTGACATACATTTTACGAAGTCCGTACACTGATATAGCCATTGGGATGTCAgcgtttttattaatttatatttatgtggCCAAATTAAAAACAGAATATACATAGAGGCGATAAATGTGGGTATTTTTGGCTGGAAATATGTATCTCAAAATGCCCCATAACTTAATAATAACAACGAAATTATTAAGACaatataaaaacacaaaaccaaaaagaaatcAAAAGGAAAACCAACAAATCAACCATGAAGACAGccaaatacaaacaaaaaaatctcgAAAATTGGTACTTCAATTCTTTCGAATGtttattttagattttgaACTTGTTATTCGGGCCAAAGCCTAAAAGAAAGAAAGGGTGAAGTACAAAGGTGGAAGTACAGAGAAAGACAATGTCAAGATATGTTGAAGTGGCAGGGAAGTAAGTCAAGATATCGGCTAACATAACGACAGTTTCTGCGGACTACTCCACTGAGGCTGATTTATGTTGAGACTTACGACTGACAACGGATTAGTTGCAGTCTCTGACCAGCAACCGGcgttgccactgccactgccccatGTGGCAGCTGCGGCCGGCAAGCTGCATCCATTAGCAGCAGATAAAGAAACTACTCCACGGTGCGGGTTTCTTCCAGCCATGGCCACCGAAACCGAAGCTAACCCAAACTCCATAAATGTTTTGAGGCTTTTTTATCCAAGATTTATAGCGGGTATTATGAGAAGGAACTATGGAACTAGCCTGACAATGCCAAATACATGCcctaaatccaaaataatgtGAAATAGATAAATAATGGGATTCCCATTCAGatcttattaaaaaaaaatctataaacttagtattttgtatttagtaACTCACCAGTAATTGGAGGTGGTTCCACCACTGTGCTGGGGCCGAAAAATGATGGAATATCGCTGGAAGTGGTCACCGGCGTGTTGAGGTCACCGGGTAGCGCCTCAATCAGCTGCTTGTGGGCCTCCACCTGTTGCTCGACGGCCACGGAAGAAGGACTCTGCTGGCCGCTCGTGTTCAACAGGCTGAGGTGCGAGGCGGAGCTCCTTCCGCTGCTGGCGGTGGCACTGGCACTCGGCTGCACTGCCACGTGTCCGGGACTGCCGCCCTGGGTGGGCGTGGCCGTTTGGTTACGGGCACGCAGAACGGAATTGTTGGCGGATGCTGCAGCAGCTgctgcagcagcggcagccGCAGCAGAGGCGCTGCTGTAGTGGAGTagcgaggac
This window contains:
- the LOC6499549 gene encoding hormone receptor 4 isoform X1; the protein is MLLTMRRQNELIVGSQQHPSVAAASAVESVSSATPPPTGQSLSLVPPAVATSSASASQQDSLNTPTTPLLGLSRNPLQFAPPPAPPIAVPSAPASGPAFGYYQSQSGGLPLHPISSATTEAAGAQPPPPPVELDEYVDILQVQQLLLDSSAAAAAAAGSQPQTSEQQQHEQSSALQQQPTALQQAQQQQVVAKPRPRINLQKASEYAAQLAQAESSSPGSRRVLLDYPNPYLYGNHYHHHTPPSEDLVALWFGSNGSGGVAPGTPSAAMIMEGLETLVAPTHHAFLLTESAAAAHFNVLSFDTCLFKTSTAAQSSGSPSTAAAATYLSPAQFGSNPGGSTSSAASSSSSSLLHYSSASAAAAAAAAAAAASANNSVLRARNQTATPTQGGSPGHVAVQPSASATASSGRSSASHLSLLNTSGQQSPSSVAVEQQVEAHKQLIEALPGDLNTPVTTSSDIPSFFGPSTVVEPPPITGSIESEDLSLEPQVISVGSPVLSHCSPLKEERSTPPALTIVKEESSNNSCNMYPQHNNNNTTSSSTTTTTTSKQTTSESNNNTEGVGSPGNNNNNTQSHQQQQQQQLHHNNNNSSSNANCHHSHQQQQQQQPHMSSPQHQHQYQQHQILHQQQQQQQQLPHHHHHHHHHHHHHSQLQQHQQQQQQHPQQQQHQQQPLHQQQQQQLQHQQQHQQHYQHAIQQQQQQASKISYRGIFTTTGNAMNAAAAAAAAQQQQQQQQQLPSPQLSVLPGQMSPPSNSLGNSWGLPSPDKALFQPPMFSLPAHYATTMQQQQQQQQQQQQQQSASPYDDGRAAVAAAAQHAELLGLTMDCTPLLLKQPPPTYAGSTGFASLAELQSSHEQLQQQQQYNRTVQPKYQWLDSPADYAQQQQQVQQQQQQQQQQTLVLPGPTSSASSSNAALGVLIPKQESYPDMQPSSNGTGYSAGSGGSSSAAAAAAAAAAAAVQLAEYSPSTSKGHEILSQVYQQSSVPLKLVPVKPRKYPNRPSKTPVHERPYACPVENCDRRFSRSDELTRHIRIHTGQKPFQCRICMRSFSRSDHLTTHIRTHTGEKPFSCDICGRKFARSDEKKRHAKVHLKQRIKKEKVRGEQQQQQQQQHQQQQQQQLQQQQQHHHQQQQQHPQYQHSHHHLLQAADLAIVTSSASM
- the LOC6499549 gene encoding hormone receptor 4 isoform X2; protein product: MLLTMRRQNELIVGSQQHPSVAAASAVESVSSATPPPTGQSLSLVPPAVATSSASASQQDSLNTPTTPLLGLSRNPLQFAPPPAPPIAVPSAPASGPAFGYYQSQSGGLPLHPISSATTEAAGAQPPPPPVELDEYVDILQVQQLLLDSSAAAAAAAGSQPQTSEQQQHEQSSALQQQPTALQQAQQQQVVAKPRPRINLQKASEYAAQLAQGGVAPGTPSAAMIMEGLETLVAPTHHAFLLTESAAAAHFNVLSFDTCLFKTSTAAQSSGSPSTAAAATYLSPAQFGSNPGGSTSSAASSSSSSLLHYSSASAAAAAAAAAAAASANNSVLRARNQTATPTQGGSPGHVAVQPSASATASSGRSSASHLSLLNTSGQQSPSSVAVEQQVEAHKQLIEALPGDLNTPVTTSSDIPSFFGPSTVVEPPPITGSIESEDLSLEPQVISVGSPVLSHCSPLKEERSTPPALTIVKEESSNNSCNMYPQHNNNNTTSSSTTTTTTSKQTTSESNNNTEGVGSPGNNNNNTQSHQQQQQQQLHHNNNNSSSNANCHHSHQQQQQQQPHMSSPQHQHQYQQHQILHQQQQQQQQLPHHHHHHHHHHHHHSQLQQHQQQQQQHPQQQQHQQQPLHQQQQQQLQHQQQHQQHYQHAIQQQQQQASKISYRGIFTTTGNAMNAAAAAAAAQQQQQQQQQLPSPQLSVLPGQMSPPSNSLGNSWGLPSPDKALFQPPMFSLPAHYATTMQQQQQQQQQQQQQQSASPYDDGRAAVAAAAQHAELLGLTMDCTPLLLKQPPPTYAGSTGFASLAELQSSHEQLQQQQQYNRTVQPKYQWLDSPADYAQQQQQVQQQQQQQQQQTLVLPGPTSSASSSNAALGVLIPKQESYPDMQPSSNGTGYSAGSGGSSSAAAAAAAAAAAAVQLAEYSPSTSKGHEILSQVYQQSSVPLKLVPVKPRKYPNRPSKTPVHERPYACPVENCDRRFSRSDELTRHIRIHTGQKPFQCRICMRSFSRSDHLTTHIRTHTGEKPFSCDICGRKFARSDEKKRHAKVHLKQRIKKEKVRGEQQQQQQQQHQQQQQQQLQQQQQHHHQQQQQHPQYQHSHHHLLQAADLAIVTSSASM
- the LOC6499549 gene encoding transcription factor Sp4 isoform X3, translating into MLLTMRRQNELIVGSQQHPSVAAASAVESVSSATPPPTGQSLSLVPPAVATSSASASQQDSLNTPTTPLLGLSRNPLQFAPPPAPPIAVPSAPASGPAFGYYQSQSGGLPLHPISSATTEAAGAQPPPPPVELDEYVDILQVQQLLLDSSAAAAAAAGSQPQTSEQQQHEQSSALQQQPTALQQAQQQQVVAKPRPRINLQKASEYAAQLAQAESSSPGSRRVLLDYPNPYLYGNHYHHHTPPSEDLVALWFGSNGSGGVAPGTPSAAMIMEGLETLVAPTHHAFLLTESAAAAHFNVLSFDTCLFKTSTAAQSSGSPSTAAAATYLSPAQFGSNPGGSTSSAASSSSSSLLHYSSASAAAAAAAAAAAASANNSVLRARNQTATPTQGGSPGHVAVQPSASATASSGRSSASHLSLLNTSGQQSPSSVAVEQQVEAHKQLIEALPGDLNTPVTTSSDIPSFFGPSTVVEPPPITGSIESEDLSLEPQVISVGSPVLSHCSPLKEERSTPPALTIVKEESSNAMNAAAAAAAAQQQQQQQQQLPSPQLSVLPGQMSPPSNSLGNSWGLPSPDKALFQPPMFSLPAHYATTMQQQQQQQQQQQQQQSASPYDDGRAAVAAAAQHAELLGLTMDCTPLLLKQPPPTYAGSTGFASLAELQSSHEQLQQQQQYNRTVQPKYQWLDSPADYAQQQQQVQQQQQQQQQQTLVLPGPTSSASSSNAALGVLIPKQESYPDMQPSSNGTGYSAGSGGSSSAAAAAAAAAAAAVQLAEYSPSTSKGHEILSQVYQQSSVPLKLVPVKPRKYPNRPSKTPVHERPYACPVENCDRRFSRSDELTRHIRIHTGQKPFQCRICMRSFSRSDHLTTHIRTHTGEKPFSCDICGRKFARSDEKKRHAKVHLKQRIKKEKVRGEQQQQQQQQHQQQQQQQLQQQQQHHHQQQQQHPQYQHSHHHLLQAADLAIVTSSASM
- the LOC6499549 gene encoding dendritic arbor reduction protein 1 isoform X4; protein product: MIMEGLETLVAPTHHAFLLTESAAAAHFNVLSFDTCLFKTSTAAQSSGSPSTAAAATYLSPAQFGSNPGGSTSSAASSSSSSLLHYSSASAAAAAAAAAAAASANNSVLRARNQTATPTQGGSPGHVAVQPSASATASSGRSSASHLSLLNTSGQQSPSSVAVEQQVEAHKQLIEALPGDLNTPVTTSSDIPSFFGPSTVVEPPPITGSIESEDLSLEPQVISVGSPVLSHCSPLKEERSTPPALTIVKEESSNNSCNMYPQHNNNNTTSSSTTTTTTSKQTTSESNNNTEGVGSPGNNNNNTQSHQQQQQQQLHHNNNNSSSNANCHHSHQQQQQQQPHMSSPQHQHQYQQHQILHQQQQQQQQLPHHHHHHHHHHHHHSQLQQHQQQQQQHPQQQQHQQQPLHQQQQQQLQHQQQHQQHYQHAIQQQQQQASKISYRGIFTTTGNAMNAAAAAAAAQQQQQQQQQLPSPQLSVLPGQMSPPSNSLGNSWGLPSPDKALFQPPMFSLPAHYATTMQQQQQQQQQQQQQQSASPYDDGRAAVAAAAQHAELLGLTMDCTPLLLKQPPPTYAGSTGFASLAELQSSHEQLQQQQQYNRTVQPKYQWLDSPADYAQQQQQVQQQQQQQQQQTLVLPGPTSSASSSNAALGVLIPKQESYPDMQPSSNGTGYSAGSGGSSSAAAAAAAAAAAAVQLAEYSPSTSKGHEILSQVYQQSSVPLKLVPVKPRKYPNRPSKTPVHERPYACPVENCDRRFSRSDELTRHIRIHTGQKPFQCRICMRSFSRSDHLTTHIRTHTGEKPFSCDICGRKFARSDEKKRHAKVHLKQRIKKEKVRGEQQQQQQQQHQQQQQQQLQQQQQHHHQQQQQHPQYQHSHHHLLQAADLAIVTSSASM